GTCCCCTCCGAGGCCCCAACCGCCCCCGTCCCCTCCTAGGCCCCAACCTTGGCCCCTCAGGTCGCCTCTCCAGGCCGTTGGCCCcgctgcccctcccgccccccagggcGGCCGCCACGCCCCCAACcgaccccgccgccgcccgcgcccagGGCCCCCTCCGCGGAAAAGATACAACTCCAGCAATCGGCTCGGGGCGAACATGACCTCGGGCGGCACGTCCCCAAGGGGCCCCGCGGGCTGCGGGGCAACCTCGGCCTGGGGAGGGGCCCTGACCGCCTCGCCCTCCGCTCCCTCGGGGCGCGGGCCACCCTCGCCTTCACGGCTGCCCGCGCCGCCCTCCGCCCCGCCTGCCGCGCCGCCCTCGCCGTCCCCTGGGGCCTGCATGGCCGCCGCCGCCACTTACGCCCGCCTGCCCAGAGCCCCGCGCGAGGCCGCCCGCACTCCTCCTCGACGGCTCCGCCtcgctcgcccgcccgcccgctcgcGAAGCCCCGCCCCTCGGCGCGCAAGGCCGCTGCGGGCACGCACGGCGCCTGCGCACACGCCGCCCGCACGTCGCTGCTTCCCGCCAAgcccgcggggtggggggggcgcagATGCCCGGATGGAACGCGTGGCCCGCGTCCCGAAGCGGCCGAGGCTACCTCAGGAGGCCCCGCCTCTCGCCAGCTGACGTCACCCGCGCTCCCTGGGGCGCCTGCGCCGAGCCTGGcaggagcggggggcgggggggtggtagGGACGGGGGGGGGCTAGGGAGGCGGCTGGCACGTGACTCCGACCCGCCCAGCCCGCGCATGCGCCGCCGCCCCGCCTGGCCCCAGCCCGCTGATCACCTGCGCCGGGTCCTGGAGCATCTGGAGGCGGTCGGACAGGtacccccgaccccccccccgtCCAGGCCCTGcccgtccccctgccccacccccgtGGGTCACCTGCGCGCcgcggggctgctgctgctgcccgaGCCGAGCACACAGCCTCCCCGGGAGGAGCCGAGGCCTCGAGGAGGACGGCGCGGCCGCCGGCCGGCCTCCCGCTGGACCTCCGAGCCCCCGGCCTGGTCCCCTGGCCATCCCGCCGGGCCGGGGGCCCCTCTGAGCCGCCCGCCCCCCGCAGATCGTGTACTTCACCGCTACCTTCCCCTACGTGGTCCTCGTCGTGCTGCTGGTGCGCGGAGTGCTGCTGCCCGGCGCCCTGGATGGCATCATCTACCATCTCAAGCCCGACTGGTCCAAGCTGGGGTCCCCGCTCGCAGGTGAGGGCACGTGCGCGCAACGGGAGGAGGGCGCGGCCGGGCCGCACAGCCCCTCGCACCCCTTCTCCGGCCTGTCTCCAGCTGTGGGCAGCCGCTCCGACCCGGGTTACCTTCCAGCCCGGCAGCGGTGCGTTGCGAGCACGGGGTGGGAGTTTCCGAAGAGAAGGATGGATCGTGCGCTGACGCCGTATCGCCTGCCGTGAGCCAGAACGCTGGGTCCTCCTCGGAGGCCGGCGACCGCCTCCTGTCCCTCTCCAGCCCGGGTTTATGCCTCGTGGAGGCTCTCAGCGGCGCTGACCAACTTTGCACGAAAAGGCAAGTCGGTCTCAGGACACACGgagggcgcctgggcggctcggttgagcacctgccgtGGGGGCTCACGTCATGCTCGCGGGGGTTGCGATCCagccccacgtggggttccctgctcaccacggagcctgcctctccctctccctcggcagCCCCTCCCGCTTGTGCGCTCGCTCGCTCGcgctctccccctctctctctctgtgtcaactTGGCAAGttaatcttggggaaaaaaattaaagacacctGCAACACGGAATGAGTACACAGGGACAGTCTAAAGCTGGAAACGTCGAGCATGCTCAAATTCCCTCTTTAAATCCCCGAGAAGTACACTCGACCCTTGCACAACAGAGCCGCCACCCCGCACCACAGAAGAATGCGTGTGACCCTCGACTCCCTCGAAACCTTACTACCAACAGGCTACCGGTGAGTGCGTGCCTCGCCGACAGCATAAACAGCTGAGTGACAGGCCTGCTGCGGGGTATGTATGCCACagactgccttctgcccaggaggTGAGCGGGGGAAGGGAAATGTGAATAAAAccagaaacaggagaaaaaaacctTAGTCCTAGGCTGTGTTTGTTGAAAACTTCAGCACAGGAGTGGGCCCCTCAGATTCAAACCTGttttgttcaagggtcaagtaCAGGGAGGTTGATAACGGGAGCTCAGT
The nucleotide sequence above comes from Canis lupus dingo isolate Sandy chromosome X, ASM325472v2, whole genome shotgun sequence. Encoded proteins:
- the LOC125754616 gene encoding sodium- and chloride-dependent creatine transporter 1-like, producing the protein MRRRPAWPQPADHLRRVLEHLEAVGQIVYFTATFPYVVLVVLLVRGVLLPGALDGIIYHLKPDWSKLGSPLAARQRCVASTGWEFPKRRMDRALTPYRLP